The sequence below is a genomic window from Microbacterium sp. cx-55.
GGGGCAGCGCTCGATCAGGGTAAGACGGTCGCGCTCGCCGATGCAAGTCGACCCGGACGCGGCGCCGATGTGCATGTCCGCCGTGGTCAACGGGGTGTGCCGCGCGCGGTTACGGTGAATCGGTCACCCAACCGAAGGGACGTCGCCTGTGCCTCATTCGCGAGAATCACGTCTGGTCGAGACGTTCGTCACACTCACCGACAGCCTGGTGGCCGATTACGACGTCGTCGACGTGCTGCAGACGTTGGTCGATCGGGCCGTGGAGCTGTTCGACGCCGCGGCGGGCGCCATCCATCTCGCCGACAAGAACAACGTGCTGCAGGTGGTCGCCTCCACGAGCGAACGCAGCAGCTTCATCGGTCTCCTTCAGCTCAATGCGGGGGAGGGGCCGTGCATCACGGCCGTCACGACGGGCCGGCTCGTGACGGCCGAGAGCGCCGACGAACTGCGCCGGCACTGGCCGCGGTTCGCGGAGGCGTCGAAAGAACGCGGGTACGCGGGCGTCCACGCCATCCCCCTCCGCTTGCGAGACACGACGGTCGGGTCGCTGAACCTGTTCCGCGAAACCGAGGGCGCACTCAACGGCGCCGACGCCCGCGCCGCGCAGGCCCTCGCCGACGTCGCCACGATCAGCCTGCTGCAGCAGCGCACCATCCGGAACGCCACTCTCGCGGCCGAGCAGCTGCAACACGCGCTCGACAGCCGGGTCGCCATCGAACAGGCCAAGGGATACCTGGCACGCGCAGCCGGTGTCGACATGGACACCGCGTTCCGCATGATCCGCCAGTACGCCCGCTCCCGCCAGGAGCGCCTGAGCGACGTCGCCGCGGCGGTCGCGCGCGACGAGATGCCCCTCAGCGAGCTCGTCGCCGACGGCGCGTTCTAGCCGGGCCGCGCG
It includes:
- a CDS encoding GAF and ANTAR domain-containing protein encodes the protein MPHSRESRLVETFVTLTDSLVADYDVVDVLQTLVDRAVELFDAAAGAIHLADKNNVLQVVASTSERSSFIGLLQLNAGEGPCITAVTTGRLVTAESADELRRHWPRFAEASKERGYAGVHAIPLRLRDTTVGSLNLFRETEGALNGADARAAQALADVATISLLQQRTIRNATLAAEQLQHALDSRVAIEQAKGYLARAAGVDMDTAFRMIRQYARSRQERLSDVAAAVARDEMPLSELVADGAF